From the Spiroplasma chrysopicola DF-1 genome, one window contains:
- a CDS encoding IS3 family transposase has product MKLFNKWNNTIAKIVKTLFLTFKKIYGYNMLTLIINKLYNWNLKPHIVYRYMKNMNLKSIIRIKKFNYKLSSGNKRHENIMNQDFSTTDINQKIGTDITYLLTSDKTYFLSIVKDFHTNEILDYQISNNLEKEFIFKNIINSWVKAGKPSTWVLQSDQGFHYTNSDYEKLCNYLGITISMSRRGNSYDNAHTESWFGTMKTEFLYHIKRKKRTAKWIIENLPKYIYFYNNFRPQAKLKGMSPVQYRKSSLQVTF; this is encoded by the coding sequence ATGAAACTTTTTAATAAATGGAATAATACAATTGCAAAAATAGTTAAAACGTTATTTCTAACTTTTAAGAAAATTTATGGATATAATATGTTAACACTAATTATTAATAAACTATATAATTGAAATTTAAAACCTCATATTGTCTATAGATATATGAAAAATATGAATTTAAAATCAATTATTAGAATAAAAAAATTTAATTATAAATTATCTTCTGGTAACAAAAGACATGAAAATATCATGAATCAAGATTTTTCAACCACAGATATTAATCAAAAAATAGGAACAGACATAACATATTTATTAACAAGCGACAAAACCTATTTTTTATCAATAGTAAAAGACTTTCATACTAATGAAATTTTGGACTACCAAATCAGTAATAATTTAGAAAAAGAATTTATCTTTAAAAACATAATTAATTCTTGAGTAAAAGCTGGAAAGCCATCAACTTGAGTTCTACAATCAGATCAAGGTTTTCATTATACAAATTCTGATTATGAAAAATTATGCAATTATCTTGGAATTACGATTTCAATGTCCAGACGTGGAAACTCTTATGATAATGCCCATACAGAATCATGATTTGGTACTATGAAAACTGAATTTTTATATCATATAAAAAGAAAAAAACGAACAGCCAAATGAATTATTGAAAATCTACCTAAATATATCTATTTTTACAATAATTTTAGACCACAAGCCAAATTAAAAGGAATGAGTCCTGTTCAATACAGAAAATCATCCCTTCAAGTAACTTTTTAA
- the uvrA gene encoding excinuclease ABC subunit UvrA, protein MAKDWIIVKGARENNLKNINVKIPKDKLVVFTGLSGSGKSSLAFNTIYAEGRRRYIESLSSYARQFLGGNEKPDVDAIEGLSPAISIDQKTTSNNPRSTVGTVTEIYDYLRLLYARVGVPYCINGHGVIKSVSIKEIINNLKQQLNEDEKFMILSPVIRDKKGSFKELFLKLRQESFIRVNINGELRNLDEDIELDKNKRQNIDIVIDRIIFHNNEEIISRIHDALEIALKYGNGLVKIAFQEQGKDALFSTNYACSICGFVIPELEPRLFSFNSPNGACPDCKGLGIKLEVDEELLIPNQNLSVLQGGIVYLKNIINTTNIEWQKFTVLANHYHIPLDLPISDLTKTQLNYLLRGSDETIDYNFKTASGNIMRGYDYIEGIGQLIERRYTETTSESAREYYKQFMSDRKCTTCHGQRLNEIPLAVKVNDLSISDFTNLSVEEELSQVLNLRLTEYQQEIAKLIVNELVNRLDFLSRVGLGYLTLSRSAATLSGGEAQRIRLATQIGSQLTGVLYVLDEPSIGLHQRDNDKLIETLKSLRDLGNTLIVVEHDEDTIRASDYIIDIGPRAGINGGEVVAYGQLEDIMKNPNSITGKYLTGELEIAIPKTHRGGNGLTLEVKGARENNLKNINVTIPLNKLVCLTGVSGSGKSTLMHEIIWKGIKKNLGLATERPGAYDKIVGIDNIDKVINISQDPIGKTPRSNPATYTSVFDDIRDLFAGTNEAKARGYLKGRFSFNVPGGRCENCQGDGIIKISMHFLPTVFVNCEVCDGKRYNDETLMVKFKEKNIYDVLEMTVDQAALFFEKQPKIYQKLLTMQEVGLGYIKLGQSATELSGGEAQRVKLSTFLLKRTTGKTLFLLDEPTTGLHVDDVKRLLVVLNRIVDNGDSVLVIEHNLDVIKVADYIIDLGPEGGNGGGTVVATGTPEQIVKKSDISFTGQYLKLILNK, encoded by the coding sequence ATGGCAAAAGATTGAATTATTGTTAAAGGTGCGCGGGAAAATAATTTAAAAAATATTAATGTTAAAATTCCAAAAGATAAATTAGTAGTTTTTACTGGATTATCAGGAAGTGGTAAATCATCATTAGCTTTTAATACAATTTATGCCGAGGGTCGTCGTCGTTATATTGAAAGTCTTTCGAGTTATGCTCGTCAATTTTTAGGGGGCAATGAAAAACCAGATGTTGATGCAATTGAAGGATTATCCCCTGCAATTTCAATTGATCAAAAAACAACAAGTAATAATCCTCGTAGTACGGTAGGGACAGTAACAGAAATTTACGATTATTTACGGTTATTATATGCGCGAGTAGGAGTTCCTTATTGCATTAATGGTCACGGGGTTATTAAATCAGTTTCAATTAAAGAAATTATTAATAACTTAAAACAGCAATTAAACGAAGATGAAAAATTTATGATTTTATCGCCGGTAATTCGTGATAAAAAAGGTAGTTTTAAAGAACTATTTTTGAAGTTACGCCAAGAAAGTTTTATTCGGGTAAATATTAATGGTGAATTACGTAATTTAGATGAGGATATTGAATTAGATAAAAATAAACGGCAAAATATTGATATTGTCATTGACCGAATTATTTTTCATAACAATGAAGAAATTATTAGCCGGATTCATGATGCCCTTGAAATTGCCTTGAAATATGGTAATGGTTTAGTTAAAATTGCGTTTCAAGAACAGGGAAAAGATGCCTTGTTTTCAACAAATTATGCTTGTAGTATTTGTGGTTTTGTTATTCCAGAATTAGAACCACGACTATTTTCGTTTAATTCCCCAAATGGAGCATGTCCTGATTGCAAGGGGTTAGGAATTAAATTGGAAGTTGATGAAGAACTTTTAATCCCGAATCAAAACCTGAGTGTTTTACAAGGAGGGATAGTCTATTTAAAAAATATTATTAATACAACTAATATTGAATGACAGAAATTTACTGTTTTAGCTAATCATTATCATATTCCGTTGGATTTACCAATTAGTGATTTAACAAAAACGCAGTTAAATTATTTACTACGCGGAAGTGATGAAACAATAGATTATAATTTTAAAACTGCTAGTGGTAATATTATGCGTGGTTATGATTATATTGAGGGGATTGGCCAGTTAATTGAACGCCGTTATACCGAAACAACAAGTGAATCAGCACGGGAATATTATAAGCAGTTTATGTCAGACCGAAAATGTACAACTTGTCATGGCCAACGGTTAAATGAAATTCCTTTAGCAGTTAAGGTTAATGATTTAAGTATTTCTGATTTTACGAATTTATCTGTGGAAGAAGAATTATCACAAGTATTAAATTTACGCTTAACAGAATATCAACAAGAAATTGCTAAGCTAATTGTCAATGAATTAGTTAATCGTCTTGATTTTTTATCGCGGGTTGGTTTAGGATATTTAACTTTGTCACGTAGTGCCGCTACTTTATCAGGGGGTGAAGCGCAACGGATTCGTCTTGCTACGCAAATTGGTAGTCAGTTAACAGGAGTTTTATATGTTTTAGATGAGCCATCAATTGGGTTACATCAACGTGATAATGATAAATTAATTGAAACATTAAAAAGTTTACGAGATTTAGGTAATACTTTAATTGTTGTTGAACATGATGAAGATACAATTCGGGCAAGTGATTATATTATTGATATTGGTCCTCGAGCAGGAATTAATGGTGGAGAAGTTGTTGCTTATGGGCAATTAGAAGATATTATGAAAAATCCTAATTCAATTACTGGAAAATATTTAACGGGAGAGTTGGAGATTGCCATACCAAAAACCCACCGTGGAGGTAATGGTTTAACATTAGAAGTTAAAGGTGCGCGGGAAAATAATTTAAAAAATATTAATGTAACAATTCCATTAAATAAATTGGTTTGCTTAACTGGTGTATCAGGAAGTGGAAAATCAACTTTAATGCATGAAATAATCTGAAAAGGAATTAAGAAGAACTTAGGATTAGCAACAGAACGACCAGGAGCATATGATAAAATAGTTGGAATTGATAACATCGATAAAGTTATTAATATTTCCCAAGATCCAATTGGTAAAACACCGCGTAGTAATCCGGCGACATATACTTCGGTCTTTGACGATATTCGTGATTTATTTGCTGGAACAAATGAAGCAAAGGCACGTGGTTATTTGAAAGGTCGTTTCTCATTTAATGTTCCAGGGGGAAGATGTGAAAACTGCCAAGGGGATGGAATTATTAAAATTTCAATGCACTTCTTACCAACAGTTTTTGTTAATTGTGAAGTTTGTGATGGGAAACGTTATAATGATGAAACATTAATGGTTAAATTTAAAGAAAAAAATATTTATGATGTTTTGGAAATGACCGTTGATCAAGCGGCGTTATTTTTTGAAAAACAACCAAAAATTTATCAAAAATTATTAACAATGCAAGAAGTTGGGCTAGGTTATATTAAATTAGGTCAATCAGCAACTGAATTATCAGGGGGTGAAGCCCAACGGGTAAAATTATCAACTTTTTTATTAAAACGAACAACAGGAAAAACATTATTCTTACTAGATGAGCCAACAACAGGATTACACGTTGATGATGTAAAACGCTTATTAGTCGTGTTAAATCGGATTGTTGATAATGGGGATAGTGTTTTAGTTATTGAACATAATCTAGATGTTATTAAGGTAGCAGATTATATTATTGATTTAGGACCAGAAGGTGGTAACGGCGGGGGAACTGTTGTTGCAACTGGAACGCCAGAGCAAATTGTTAAAAAGAGTGATATTAGTTTTACTGGTCAGTATTTAAAACTAATTTTAAACAAATAA
- a CDS encoding bifunctional folylpolyglutamate synthase/dihydrofolate synthase — MDVKKKIFKSNLFSKSYNLKKLLAEKYNNEQNKIKVINVIGTNGKGSVSNYLQKQLMNSFTKVGLLTSPAFLKHNERIKINNDFISDRNLKKLWKVVQAEAKAYQLTFFEIWVLMAIRYFIMEKVEVAVIEAGIGGELDATNVFANQWGVLLTSVSLDHTEILGPTVEEITLSKIKIWRGECPVYISNSCQKYLPTIQEVIPSDKIIVATKYEYAINYFQGFNVGLVIAFLKNNNLPINYDLFKTPPLLGRFTILSKSPYFIIDGAHNIEGIEACIQAFEELEHLDKENTVVLYAASKKKDFHGTLAILKEHFGSKLYITNFKNPLAWEIDDVVFNNKVKKWQQFLKQNKNKNILVCGSLYFIPLVYKFYLERM, encoded by the coding sequence ATGGACGTTAAGAAAAAAATATTTAAAAGTAATTTATTTAGCAAAAGTTATAATTTAAAAAAATTATTAGCAGAAAAATATAATAACGAGCAAAATAAAATTAAGGTAATTAATGTGATTGGAACAAATGGAAAGGGATCTGTTTCTAACTATTTGCAAAAACAATTAATGAATAGTTTTACTAAAGTTGGGCTATTAACTTCGCCAGCTTTTTTAAAACATAATGAACGGATTAAAATTAATAATGATTTTATTTCTGATCGTAATTTAAAGAAGTTATGAAAAGTAGTTCAAGCCGAAGCAAAAGCATATCAGTTGACTTTTTTTGAAATCTGAGTGTTAATGGCAATTCGTTACTTTATTATGGAAAAAGTAGAAGTAGCTGTAATTGAGGCTGGAATTGGGGGAGAATTAGATGCAACTAATGTCTTTGCTAATCAATGAGGGGTATTATTAACTTCAGTTAGTTTAGATCATACAGAAATTTTAGGACCAACTGTTGAAGAAATTACATTATCAAAAATTAAAATTTGACGGGGAGAATGCCCAGTTTATATTAGTAATAGTTGTCAAAAATACCTGCCAACAATTCAAGAAGTTATCCCAAGTGATAAAATTATTGTGGCAACAAAATATGAGTACGCCATTAATTATTTTCAAGGATTTAATGTTGGGTTAGTTATTGCCTTTTTAAAAAATAATAACTTACCAATTAATTATGATCTTTTTAAAACGCCACCATTACTAGGGCGCTTTACAATTCTAAGTAAAAGTCCTTATTTTATTATTGATGGTGCACATAACATTGAGGGGATTGAAGCATGTATTCAGGCTTTTGAAGAACTTGAGCATCTTGATAAAGAAAATACCGTTGTTTTATATGCCGCTTCAAAAAAGAAAGACTTTCATGGAACTTTAGCAATTTTAAAAGAACATTTTGGTTCAAAATTATATATTACTAATTTTAAAAACCCCTTGGCTTGAGAAATAGATGATGTCGTTTTTAATAATAAGGTTAAAAAATGACAACAATTTTTAAAACAGAATAAGAATAAAAATATTTTGGTTTGTGGATCATTATATTTTATTCCATTAGTTTATAAATTTTATCTAGAAAGGATGTAA
- a CDS encoding APC family permease yields the protein MGNPKKHIKLFEFLSVFSTAVGITIGIGIYLKNDNEPGHVLGFTQNPFLAIALWILVGILGMAMIMVFIEISSANTKSGHGTLASWANLFIGRKVASYYAIFYIFLYFPTLLTFFAMFSVNAMFIALNLQNISEETKNIVTVIVGFIFLILIALSNIFFRKTGKAIQTIGTFIKFIPLLVSLFIGFIHPIDGNVFDTFKEMKFGNFFMGLLPVLFSFDGFIYGASLQKEVSNKNVVPKALFAAMIFITIFYLLEVISLFLGTNDGSVFTLFNNVLGTGIGSKILNWFIVITALMSLHAMTLVAPASMQTSREENLIYLGKKELKMWVIGAIQIIITVTVGLIMMAISLPVKHNSLAIVDTFSNATSLTVFTLYLMLIVAVCVNRKTGKIEVNKIKGLWYYAVFSIVILSLSLAYIAYMFFAFKENFETMISIFIVLGTSFGLWGLNELLLKKGMLPPQNKVIFNGPEKKLATINANS from the coding sequence ATGGGTAACCCTAAGAAGCACATTAAATTATTTGAATTTTTATCAGTTTTTTCAACTGCTGTTGGAATTACAATTGGAATTGGAATTTATCTTAAAAATGATAATGAACCAGGTCACGTTTTAGGTTTCACACAAAATCCATTTTTAGCAATTGCTTTATGAATTTTAGTGGGAATTCTAGGAATGGCAATGATTATGGTTTTTATTGAGATATCTTCGGCAAATACAAAATCAGGTCATGGAACCTTAGCCAGTTGAGCTAATTTATTTATCGGTCGTAAAGTAGCCAGTTACTATGCAATTTTTTATATTTTTTTATATTTTCCAACACTATTAACATTTTTTGCAATGTTTAGTGTTAATGCAATGTTTATAGCCCTTAATTTGCAAAATATCAGTGAGGAGACCAAAAATATTGTTACTGTTATTGTCGGCTTTATTTTTCTAATTTTAATTGCCTTATCAAACATCTTTTTCCGTAAAACAGGGAAAGCAATCCAAACAATCGGAACTTTTATTAAATTTATTCCGTTATTGGTCAGTTTATTCATTGGATTTATTCATCCAATTGATGGTAATGTTTTTGATACTTTTAAAGAAATGAAATTTGGAAATTTCTTTATGGGATTATTACCAGTGTTATTTTCATTTGATGGCTTTATTTATGGAGCTAGTTTACAAAAAGAAGTATCAAATAAAAATGTTGTCCCAAAAGCTTTATTTGCGGCAATGATTTTTATTACAATATTTTATTTATTAGAAGTTATTTCACTATTTTTAGGAACAAATGATGGAAGTGTTTTCACTTTATTTAATAATGTTCTTGGTACAGGGATTGGAAGTAAAATTTTAAATTGATTTATTGTCATTACAGCGCTGATGAGTTTGCACGCAATGACATTAGTAGCACCAGCATCAATGCAAACTAGTCGTGAAGAAAACTTAATTTACCTAGGGAAAAAAGAATTAAAAATGTGAGTGATCGGAGCAATTCAAATTATAATTACTGTGACAGTCGGGTTAATTATGATGGCGATTAGTTTACCAGTTAAACATAATTCTTTAGCAATTGTTGATACGTTCTCAAATGCAACATCTCTAACAGTCTTTACATTATATTTAATGCTAATTGTTGCTGTTTGCGTTAATCGTAAAACAGGAAAAATTGAAGTTAATAAAATTAAAGGATTATGATATTATGCTGTTTTTAGTATTGTGATTTTGAGTCTATCCTTAGCATATATTGCTTATATGTTCTTTGCTTTTAAAGAAAACTTTGAAACAATGATTAGTATTTTTATTGTTTTAGGAACTAGCTTTGGTTTATGAGGATTGAATGAATTATTATTAAAAAAAGGAATGTTACCACCCCAAAATAAAGTTATTTTTAATGGACCAGAAAAAAAATTAGCAACAATTAATGCTAATTCATAA
- a CDS encoding ABC-F family ATP-binding cassette domain-containing protein has protein sequence MSLISIENLSHANGGKQLYKNSAVKINKGEHIALVGANGVGKTTLLNIIAGKINPDQGEIEIHPKAKIGYLDQHQEIDGNLTVDQFLKLTYQDLFDIEKKIHDLYEQMSVEYDEDLLVKALKLQEFLDQNDFDIIDKKIRSLVDGLGIDSDHLDRKLATLSGGQRGKIILAKLLLSKNDFLLLDEPTNFLDIEQVEWLAKFLQSYENAYLLVSHDIDFINKTARIIYAVENLEINRYVGDYNKYLELSELKQDQYSKSQQAQTKLIKKLETYVAKNAARASTAKSAQSRQKKLDKIEVLDKQQTLAKPKFSFKYKKPSSTVIISANNLAIGYSFPLIEPLTFKIRDGEKCIVRGYNGIGKTTFLNTIAGVIPPLAGEFELGNNVSIAYFHQIDNVNDFTPIEYLKNIYPDMEEGKVRSTIANFGVKNTLMQNKMTQLSGGEQTKVRLAALSLQSCSLLILDEPTNHIDVLAKEALLEAIKAFPGTVLITTHDINFSTNWADRVLDFEKLI, from the coding sequence ATGAGTTTAATTAGTATAGAAAATTTAAGTCACGCAAATGGAGGGAAACAATTATACAAAAATTCGGCAGTTAAAATTAATAAAGGTGAGCATATTGCGCTAGTTGGGGCAAACGGGGTTGGAAAGACAACACTGTTAAATATCATTGCTGGAAAAATTAATCCTGACCAAGGAGAAATTGAAATTCATCCAAAAGCAAAAATTGGTTATTTAGATCAGCATCAAGAAATTGATGGGAATTTAACAGTTGATCAATTTTTAAAATTAACATATCAAGATTTATTTGATATTGAAAAAAAGATTCATGATTTATATGAACAAATGAGTGTTGAATATGATGAAGATTTATTGGTGAAAGCTTTAAAGTTACAAGAATTTTTAGACCAAAATGATTTTGATATTATTGATAAAAAAATTCGTAGTTTAGTTGATGGTTTAGGAATTGATTCAGATCATTTAGATCGTAAACTGGCAACTTTATCTGGTGGTCAACGCGGTAAAATAATTTTAGCAAAACTATTGCTGTCAAAAAATGATTTTCTATTATTAGATGAGCCAACAAACTTTTTAGATATTGAGCAAGTTGAATGATTAGCCAAATTTTTACAAAGTTATGAAAATGCTTATTTATTAGTATCCCATGATATTGATTTTATTAATAAAACAGCCCGAATAATTTATGCAGTGGAAAATTTAGAAATTAATCGTTATGTGGGAGATTATAATAAATATTTAGAATTAAGTGAGTTAAAACAAGACCAGTATTCTAAAAGCCAGCAAGCGCAAACAAAGTTAATTAAAAAATTAGAAACTTATGTTGCAAAAAATGCCGCCCGAGCATCAACAGCAAAAAGTGCACAATCACGACAAAAAAAATTAGACAAAATTGAGGTTCTTGATAAACAACAAACTTTGGCTAAACCAAAATTTAGTTTTAAATATAAAAAACCTTCAAGTACAGTAATTATTAGTGCCAATAATTTAGCAATTGGTTATAGTTTCCCTTTAATTGAACCTTTAACATTTAAAATTCGGGATGGGGAAAAATGTATTGTGCGTGGATATAACGGAATTGGAAAAACAACCTTTTTAAATACAATTGCAGGGGTGATTCCACCACTCGCGGGAGAATTTGAACTAGGAAATAATGTTTCAATTGCATATTTTCATCAAATTGATAATGTCAATGATTTTACCCCAATTGAATATTTGAAAAATATTTATCCTGATATGGAAGAGGGCAAAGTTCGTAGTACAATTGCTAATTTTGGGGTTAAAAACACCTTAATGCAAAATAAAATGACCCAGTTATCCGGTGGGGAACAAACAAAAGTTCGGTTAGCTGCCTTATCATTACAATCATGTAGTCTATTAATCTTAGATGAACCAACAAATCACATTGATGTTTTAGCAAAAGAAGCATTATTAGAAGCAATTAAAGCTTTTCCAGGAACTGTTTTAATTACAACCCATGATATTAATTTCAGTACAAATTGAGCGGATCGTGTGTTAGATTTTGAAAAATTAATCTAG
- a CDS encoding GIY-YIG nuclease family protein: MAEKFYFYVLHCADNTLYAGYTVDLEKRLLAHNNGQGAKYTRIKTRQPLRLIYSESYPTKSLAMQREYHFKQLTRPEKEKFLVTKNVYFNDNKIKKR, encoded by the coding sequence ATGGCCGAAAAATTTTATTTTTATGTTTTGCATTGTGCAGATAATACATTATATGCTGGTTATACAGTTGATTTAGAAAAACGACTTTTGGCTCATAATAATGGTCAAGGAGCAAAATACACAAGAATTAAAACGCGCCAACCACTTCGGTTAATTTATTCAGAAAGTTACCCAACAAAATCATTAGCAATGCAACGTGAATATCATTTTAAGCAATTAACTCGTCCAGAGAAGGAAAAATTTTTAGTGACAAAAAATGTTTATTTTAATGATAATAAAATAAAAAAAAGATAA
- a CDS encoding rhodanese-like domain-containing protein encodes MFLTAFQMKYQTKSVKKLPKIANSNKWLIVDIRPKEEWTESHIINSISVPHHLFKLIYYKKIDKSKKILFVSSAGHSYLDLYKLLRKHNFKVYILNGGWKKIHQTTEFDEFLTYNPID; translated from the coding sequence ATGTTTTTAACAGCTTTTCAAATGAAATACCAGACTAAATCAGTCAAAAAATTGCCAAAAATTGCCAACTCTAATAAATGACTAATTGTTGATATTCGACCAAAAGAAGAATGAACAGAAAGCCATATTATTAATAGTATTAGCGTCCCCCACCATTTGTTTAAACTAATTTATTATAAAAAAATTGATAAAAGTAAAAAGATTTTATTTGTTTCAAGTGCTGGGCATTCTTATCTAGATCTTTACAAATTATTACGTAAACATAATTTCAAAGTTTATATTTTAAATGGGGGATGAAAAAAAATTCATCAAACAACTGAATTTGATGAATTTTTAACTTATAATCCTATTGATTAA
- a CDS encoding folate family ECF transporter S component produces MLYLLTNIGAWLGIALLMGLAVWMDYKNIKKISILAITLTSFLVALSVLLTNLISYSLPFFGFGGIRLALGNFLIFVVGMLFGPFLGVLSGIATDLLGSMINIAGSYHGGFTLNLVLYGFIGSLAFLFQAKKLWYLNAIIFYILTFMVISFGLNTLWLYSIGWNSVVVGSAFIVKLIKFPIEMLIYIPLALGTFSLLYKLIMAKNNMLLWCTKHGELYFKQTGEKEYPIVN; encoded by the coding sequence ATGTTATATTTATTAACAAATATTGGTGCATGATTAGGAATTGCGCTCTTAATGGGTCTAGCTGTTTGGATGGATTATAAAAATATTAAGAAAATTAGTATTCTGGCAATTACACTAACGAGTTTTTTAGTTGCCCTGTCAGTTTTACTAACTAATTTAATTAGTTATAGTCTGCCATTTTTTGGTTTTGGAGGAATTCGGTTAGCATTAGGGAATTTTCTAATCTTTGTTGTTGGAATGCTATTTGGTCCTTTTTTAGGAGTTTTAAGTGGGATTGCAACTGATTTACTAGGAAGCATGATTAATATTGCTGGAAGCTATCATGGTGGGTTTACATTAAACTTAGTATTATATGGTTTTATTGGTAGTTTGGCTTTTTTATTCCAAGCAAAAAAACTATGGTATTTAAATGCGATTATTTTCTATATTTTAACATTTATGGTAATTTCTTTTGGTCTAAATACGTTATGACTATATTCTATTGGTTGAAATAGTGTCGTTGTTGGAAGTGCTTTTATTGTTAAATTAATTAAGTTTCCAATTGAAATGTTAATCTATATTCCTTTAGCATTAGGAACTTTTAGTTTACTTTATAAATTAATTATGGCAAAAAATAATATGTTATTATGGTGTACAAAGCATGGGGAGCTTTATTTTAAACAAACAGGCGAAAAAGAATACCCGATAGTAAATTAA
- the tpiA gene encoding triose-phosphate isomerase, producing the protein MRKPIIIGNWKMFKTTDETVSFLNAVDGACQQLNAEAGVAVPFVNLGLAKQHSKNLIIAAQNCHFEDQGAFTGEISVDMLQDLGITHVVIGHSERREMFNETDETVNKKMLKLLVKGLTPILCCGESLGQYENNETAMVVKTQIQKAFRGVNLEDAKTVVIAYEPIWAIGTGKTATAQIAQDVCAIIRQEIANIYDEVVANTIRIQYGGSVKPANIKELLAQPDIDGALVGGASLDPISFLELVK; encoded by the coding sequence ATGCGTAAACCAATTATTATTGGAAATTGAAAAATGTTTAAAACTACTGATGAAACAGTAAGTTTCTTAAATGCTGTTGATGGAGCATGTCAACAATTAAATGCTGAAGCTGGGGTTGCTGTACCTTTTGTTAATTTAGGATTAGCAAAACAACATTCTAAAAATTTAATTATTGCAGCCCAAAACTGCCATTTTGAAGACCAAGGCGCTTTTACGGGAGAAATTTCAGTTGATATGTTACAAGATTTGGGGATCACTCATGTTGTAATCGGTCACTCAGAACGTCGTGAAATGTTCAATGAAACAGATGAAACAGTTAACAAAAAAATGTTAAAATTATTAGTAAAAGGGTTAACACCAATTTTATGTTGTGGAGAAAGTTTAGGACAATATGAAAATAATGAAACAGCAATGGTTGTTAAAACACAAATTCAAAAAGCTTTTAGAGGCGTTAATTTAGAAGATGCAAAAACAGTTGTGATTGCATATGAACCAATTTGAGCAATTGGAACAGGGAAAACTGCCACAGCGCAAATTGCCCAAGATGTTTGTGCAATTATTCGCCAAGAAATTGCTAACATTTATGATGAAGTTGTTGCTAACACAATTAGAATCCAATATGGAGGTAGTGTTAAACCAGCAAACATCAAAGAATTATTAGCACAGCCAGATATTGATGGAGCTTTAGTTGGGGGAGCTAGTTTAGATCCAATATCATTTTTAGAATTAGTAAAATAG